One window from the genome of Ailuropoda melanoleuca isolate Jingjing chromosome 5, ASM200744v2, whole genome shotgun sequence encodes:
- the NDNF gene encoding protein NDNF: protein MVPLHWCLLWLLLPLSLRTQKLPTRDEELFQMQIRDKAFFHDSSVIPDGAEINSYLFRDTPKRYFFVVEEDNTPLSVTVTPCDAPLEWKLSLQELPEEASGDGSGDPEPLEQQRQQIINEEGTELFSYKGNDVEYFISSSSPSGLYQLELLSTEKDTHFKVYATTTPESDQPYPELPYDPRVDVTSLGRTTVTLAWKPSPTASLLRQPIQYCVVINKEHNFKSLCAVEAKLSADDAFMMAPKPGLDFSPFDFAHFGFPSENSGKDRSFLAKPSPKLGRHVYSRPKVDIQKICIGNKNIFTVSDLKPDTQYYFDVFVANSNSNMSTAYVGTFARTKEEAKQKTVELKDGKVTDVFVKRKGAKFLRFAPVSSHQKVTFFIHSCLDAIQIQVKRDGKLLLSQNVEGIRQFQLRGKPKAKYLIRLKGHKKGASMLKILATTRPSKQPFPALPEDTRIKAFDKLRTCSSATVAWLGTQERNKFCIYKKEVDDSYNEDQKKREQNQCLGPDTRKKSEKVLCKYFHSQNLQKAVTTETIKGLLPGKSYLLDVYVIGHGGHSVKYQSKVVKTRKFC, encoded by the exons ATGGTGCCTCTCCACTGGTGTCTGCTGTGGCTGCTATTACCACTCAGCTTAAGGACTCAGAAATTACCCACTCGAGATGAGGAACTTTTTCAGATGCAGATCCGGGACAAGGCATTTTTTCATGATTCATCAGTAATTCCAGATGGAGCTGAAATTAACAGTTATCTCTTTAGAGACACACCCAAAAG GTATTTCTTTGTGGTTGAAGAAGATAATACTCCATTATCAGTCACGGTAACTCCCTGCGATGCACCGTTAGAGTGGAAACTGAGTCTCCAAGAGCTGCCAGAGGAGGCGAGCGGGGACGGCTCTG GTGACCCAGAGCCcctggagcagcagaggcagcagATCATTAATGAGGAAGGCACGGAATTATTCTCCTACAAAGGCAACGATGTGGAGTACTTTATATCTTCTAGTTCCCCATCTGGTTTATATCAGTTGGAGCTTCTTTCAACGGAGAAAGACACACATTTCAAAGTCTATGCCACCACAACGCCAGAGTCTGATCAGCCCTACCCCGAATTACCTTATGACCCCAGAGTAGATGTCACCTCCCTGGGACGCACCACGGTCACTTTGGCCTGGAAACCGAGCCCCACGGCCTCCTTGCTGAGACAACCCATTCAGTACTGTGTGGTCATCAACAAAGAGCACAATTTCAAAAGTCTCTGTGCCGTAGAAGCCAAACTGAGCGCAGATGACGCTTTTATGATGGCTCCCAAACCCGGTCTGGACTTCAGCCCATTTGACTTTGCCCATTTCGGGTTTCCTTCAGAGAATTCGGGTAAAGACCGCAGCTTCCTAGCAAAGCCTTCTCCGAAACTGGGGCGGCACGTCTACTCGAGGCCCAAGGTCGACATTCAGAAAATCTGCATCGGAAACAAGAACATCTTCACCGTCTCGGATCTGAAGCCCGACACGCAATACTACTTTGACGTCTTCGTGgccaacagcaacagcaacatgAGTACGGCGTACGTGGGCACCTTCGCCAGGACCAAGGAGGAAGCGAAACAGAAGACAGTGGAGCTGAAAGACGGGAAAGTTACGGACGTATTCGTCAAACGGAAGGGAGCCAAGTTTTTACGGTTTGCGCCAGTCTCTTCTCACCAAAAAGTCACTTTCTTTATTCACTCTTGTCTGGATGCTATTCAAATCCAAGTGAAAAGGGACGGGAAACTTCTCCTGTCTCAGAATGTGGAAGGCATTCGGCAGTTTCAGCTTCGAGGAAAGCCCAAAGCGAAGTATCTCATCCGACTGAAAGGACACAAGAAAGGAGCATCGATGTTGAAAATACTGGCTACCACAAGGCCTAGCAAGCAGCCGTTTCCCGCTCTTCCTGAAGACACAAGAATCAAAGCCTTCGACAAGCTCCGCACCTGTTCTTCGGCCACCGTGGCTTGGCTAGGCACTCAGGAGAGGAACAAGTTCTGCATCTACAAAAAGGAAGTGGACGACAGCTACAATGAagaccagaagaaaagagagcagaACCAATGCCTAGGACCAGATAcgaggaagaaatcagagaaagtcCTCTGTAAATATTTCCACAGTCAAAACCTACAGAAAGCAGTGACCACGGAAACAATTAAGGGACTTCTGCCCGGAAAGTCTTACCTGCTGGATGTGTATGTCATAGGACATGGGGGGCACTCGGTGAAGTATCAGAGTAAAGTCGTGAAAACCAGGAAGTTCTGTTAG